In Cicer arietinum cultivar CDC Frontier isolate Library 1 chromosome 1, Cicar.CDCFrontier_v2.0, whole genome shotgun sequence, one DNA window encodes the following:
- the LOC101491954 gene encoding uncharacterized protein, which translates to MAVFVGRPLVEAVEHNGEDFSDHQEASGCGYGCFHVLGVRWWQGHEEGKGLLEQKEDLWWSCKLRKIKEVSEVIAGPKWKTFIRKISGYVKKQQKNRFQYDEQSYALNFSSGAQSEDDGLPHSFSVRFSAPFPSGRRQTEL; encoded by the coding sequence ATGGCTGTTTTTGTGGGAAGGCCATTGGTTGAAGCAGTGGAACACAATGGAGAAGATTTCAGTGATCACCAAGAGGCTAGCGGATGTGGGTATGGGTGCTTTCATGTTTTAGGGGTTAGATGGTGGCAAGGCCATGAGGAAGGTAAAGGCCTACTAGAGCAAAAGGAAGACTTGTGGTGGAGCTGCAAGTTGAGGAAGATAAAGGAGGTTTCAGAAGTGATTGCAGGTCCTAAGTGGAAGACATTCATTAGAAAGATTAGCGGGTATGTCAAGAAGCAGCAGAAGAATAGGTTCCAATATGATGAACAAAGTTATGCTCTCAACTTCAGTAGTGGGGCTCAAAGTGAAGATGATGGCTTGCCACACAGTTTCTCTGTTAGGTTTAGTGCTCCTTTTCCCTCTGGACGTCGCCAAACTGAACTATGA